Below is a genomic region from Vibrio mimicus.
AGTCTTGGCTGGTGATATTGAAGGCCTGCGTTCTTATTACTTGGACCGTGGGTATCTGAAATTCCAAGTTGATAGCACCCAAGTGGCGATTTCACCTGATAAGAAGGGCGTCTATATCACTCTCAATCTTAATGAAGGTGAGTCCTACACGGTGAGCCAAGTGCAATTTCGAGGCGAGTTGTTAGGCAAAGAGAATGAGTTTAAAGCACTGATCCCATTTGAGGTTGGTGAGGCGTATAACGGCTCAGCTGTGACGCGCATGGAAGAGAGTATCAAGAAAATTCTTGGGGAAGCAGGTTATGCTTACCCGCAAGTTCGTACTCTTCCTGAGTTTGATGATGAAAAGCAGCAAGTTTCTTTAGTTGTTCATGTGGAAGCTGGAAATCGCATTTATGTGCGTGACATTCGCTTTGTGGGCAACAACAGTACGCGAGATGAAGTGCTGCGTCGTGAAATGCGTCAGATGGAAGGCAGTTGGCTTAACTCTAAAGACATCGATACAGGGAAGACTCGCCTTAATCGTCTAGGCTTCTTTGAAACGGTGGAAGTGCAGACCGTTCGTGTTCCTGGTAGTGAAGATCAAGTGGACCTAGTCTACAGCGTGAAAGAGGCCAATTCGGGTAGTGTCAACTTTGGTATCGGGTACGGTACTGAGTCAGGGGTGAGTTTCCAAGTCGGTTTACAAGAAGAAAACTTTTTGGGTAGTGGTAACCGAGTTGGCGTTAACGCCATGATGAACGATTACCAGAAAAACCTAACCTTAGAATATCGTGACCCATATTGGAATCTTGACGGTGTCAGCCTTGGTGGCAAGGTATTCTACAACCAGTTTGAAGCATCCGAAGCAGGTATTGTTGACTACACCAATGAAAGCTACGGTACTAGCTTAACTTGGGGTTTCCCATTCGATGAATTAAACCGCTTTGAGTTTGGTGTTGGTTATACCCATAACAAACTTGGAAATTTGACACCTTATTTACAAGTAGAGAACTTTCTGACTGCGCAAGCGAGTAATATCGACTCGGAAGGAAATTTATTGACTAATGATTTCGATATCAACTTGTCATGGACCAGAAATAATCTGAACAACAGCTATTTCCCAACATCGGGCAACCATCAGCGTGCTTACTTTAAATTTACTACTCCGGGATCTGATGCGGAGTATTTTAAGTTGCAATATGATGTACGCCAGTATTTCCCGTTGACCAAGAAGCATGAGTTTACCTTGCTGCTACGTGGTCGTTTAGGCTACGGTAACGGCTACGGACAAACCGATGGAAAAGATAATCTGTTCCCATTTTATGAGAACTTCTATGCGGGTGGCTTTACCACATTGCGCGGATTTGGGTCAAACTCTGCAGGCCCTAAAGCGGTGTATCGTGACTACTCGGGTTCAAACAACGGTACCGATACCGTCACCGATGATTCTGTTGGCGGTAACGCGATTGCGTTGGCTAGCGTCGAATTGATTGTTCCAACGC
It encodes:
- the bamA gene encoding outer membrane protein assembly factor BamA is translated as MAMKQILLATLLATSVSANGAEKFVVQDIQIQGLQRVALGAALLKMPVRVGDSVDSQDVANIIKALYASGNFEDVKVLRNGNVLVVQVSERPTIASVSFSGNKAIKEEQLKQSIEASNIRVGEALDRTTLSNIEKSLEDFYYSVGKYNATVKAVVTPLPRNRADLKFVFTEGVSAKIQQINFIGNQVFSDEELLSRFNLNVDVAWWNFLADDKYQKQVLAGDIEGLRSYYLDRGYLKFQVDSTQVAISPDKKGVYITLNLNEGESYTVSQVQFRGELLGKENEFKALIPFEVGEAYNGSAVTRMEESIKKILGEAGYAYPQVRTLPEFDDEKQQVSLVVHVEAGNRIYVRDIRFVGNNSTRDEVLRREMRQMEGSWLNSKDIDTGKTRLNRLGFFETVEVQTVRVPGSEDQVDLVYSVKEANSGSVNFGIGYGTESGVSFQVGLQEENFLGSGNRVGVNAMMNDYQKNLTLEYRDPYWNLDGVSLGGKVFYNQFEASEAGIVDYTNESYGTSLTWGFPFDELNRFEFGVGYTHNKLGNLTPYLQVENFLTAQASNIDSEGNLLTNDFDINLSWTRNNLNNSYFPTSGNHQRAYFKFTTPGSDAEYFKLQYDVRQYFPLTKKHEFTLLLRGRLGYGNGYGQTDGKDNLFPFYENFYAGGFTTLRGFGSNSAGPKAVYRDYSGSNNGTDTVTDDSVGGNAIALASVELIVPTPFASDEVRSQIRTSIFYDMASVWDTEFDYRSSGAEYGNQYYYDYSDPTNYRSSYGVALQWVSPMGPLVFSLAKPIKIYEGDDEEFFTFTIGKTF